Proteins found in one Pseudomonas marvdashtae genomic segment:
- a CDS encoding CoA-acylating methylmalonate-semialdehyde dehydrogenase: MNVSLTPSDTTLQTVKLLINGEWVESQSSEWHDIVNPATQQVLARVPFATAPEVDAAIAAAQQAFQTWKLTPIGARMRIMLKLQALIREHSKRIAAVLSAEQGKTIADAEGDIFRGLEVVEHACSIGTLQMGEFAENVAGGVDTYTLRQPIGVCAGITPFNFPAMIPLWMFPMAIACGNTFVLKPSEQDPLSTMLLVELAIEAGVPPGVLNVVHGGKDVVDALCTHKDIKAVSFVGSTAVGTHVYDLAGRHGKRVQSMMGAKNHAVVLPDANREQTLNALVGAGFGAAGQRCMATSVVVMVGAAKQWLPELKALAQKLKVNAGSEPGTDVGPVISKRAKARILELIESGVQQGAKLELDGRDISVPGFEQGNFVGPTLFSGVTTDMRIYTEEIFGPVLVVLEVDTLDQAIALVNANPFGNGTGLFTQSGAAARKFQSEIDVGQVGINIPIPVPVPLFSFTGSRGSKLGDLGPYGKQVVQFYTQTKTVTARWFDDDSVNDGVNTTINLR, translated from the coding sequence ATGAACGTTTCCCTTACGCCCAGCGATACCACTCTGCAAACCGTCAAGTTGTTGATCAATGGCGAGTGGGTTGAATCCCAGTCCAGCGAATGGCATGACATCGTCAACCCGGCCACCCAACAGGTGCTGGCGAGGGTCCCGTTTGCCACTGCGCCGGAAGTCGACGCTGCCATCGCCGCCGCCCAGCAAGCGTTCCAGACCTGGAAGTTGACGCCCATCGGTGCGCGGATGCGCATCATGCTCAAGCTCCAGGCGTTGATCCGTGAGCACTCCAAGCGCATCGCCGCGGTGCTCAGCGCCGAGCAGGGCAAGACCATTGCTGACGCCGAGGGCGATATTTTCCGTGGCCTGGAAGTGGTCGAGCACGCCTGTTCCATCGGCACCCTGCAAATGGGCGAGTTTGCCGAGAACGTCGCCGGTGGCGTGGACACCTACACGCTGCGCCAGCCGATCGGTGTGTGCGCGGGCATCACCCCGTTCAACTTCCCGGCAATGATCCCGCTGTGGATGTTCCCGATGGCCATCGCCTGCGGTAATACCTTCGTGCTCAAGCCGTCCGAGCAGGATCCGCTGTCGACCATGTTGCTGGTAGAGCTGGCCATCGAGGCCGGCGTGCCGCCGGGAGTGCTCAACGTGGTGCATGGCGGCAAGGACGTGGTGGATGCGCTCTGCACCCACAAGGACATCAAGGCGGTTTCCTTCGTCGGTTCGACGGCGGTTGGCACCCATGTCTATGACTTGGCGGGCCGTCACGGCAAACGCGTGCAATCGATGATGGGCGCCAAGAACCACGCGGTCGTGCTGCCGGATGCCAATCGCGAGCAAACCCTCAATGCCTTGGTAGGTGCCGGTTTCGGCGCGGCGGGCCAGCGCTGCATGGCGACCTCGGTCGTGGTGATGGTGGGCGCGGCCAAACAATGGTTGCCGGAACTCAAGGCCCTGGCGCAAAAACTCAAGGTCAACGCGGGCAGCGAGCCGGGTACCGACGTCGGCCCGGTGATTTCCAAGCGGGCCAAGGCGCGCATCCTCGAATTGATCGAAAGCGGCGTGCAGCAAGGCGCGAAGCTTGAACTGGACGGTCGCGACATCAGCGTACCGGGCTTCGAGCAGGGCAACTTCGTTGGCCCAACGCTGTTTTCCGGCGTGACCACCGACATGCGCATCTACACCGAAGAAATCTTTGGCCCGGTGCTGGTGGTGCTGGAAGTCGACACCCTGGATCAGGCGATTGCCTTGGTCAATGCCAATCCATTTGGCAACGGCACCGGCTTGTTCACCCAGAGCGGGGCGGCGGCGCGCAAGTTCCAGAGCGAAATCGACGTCGGCCAAGTGGGCATCAATATCCCGATCCCGGTGCCGGTGCCGCTCTTCAGCTTCACCGGTTCTCGCGGTTCGAAACTCGGCGACCTCGGTCCGTACGGCAAACAAGTGGTGCAGTTCTACACTCAGACCAAGACCGTTACCGCGCGCTGGTTCGATGATGACAGCGTCAACGACGGTGTGAACACCACCATCAATTTGCGTTGA
- a CDS encoding YfiR family protein, translated as MTTTLWETVRRKRCRHYLPAALLCLLSPVAVAQDPPSTTRADLRAEAVAQVVMGILSYARWPVEPTQLQLCIVGPTQYTDDLVKGTIQATGRPVVVQRVLADHPGIPTDCNAVYIGQLTSDERARLFASLIGKPVLSISEGGDQCTVGSLFCLRVGDEQVSFEVNLDSVARSGVRIHPSVLQLSRRRPAAP; from the coding sequence ATGACAACGACGCTATGGGAGACAGTTCGCAGGAAGCGATGCCGGCATTATTTGCCTGCTGCTCTCTTGTGTTTGCTGTCGCCTGTTGCTGTCGCCCAAGATCCACCGTCCACGACCCGAGCCGACCTGCGAGCCGAGGCGGTTGCACAAGTCGTGATGGGCATACTCAGCTATGCTCGCTGGCCTGTGGAGCCAACGCAGCTGCAACTGTGCATCGTCGGGCCGACCCAATACACGGACGATCTTGTCAAAGGCACCATCCAGGCCACTGGTCGGCCGGTGGTCGTGCAACGAGTGCTGGCGGACCATCCAGGCATTCCCACCGACTGCAACGCCGTCTACATCGGCCAGCTGACCAGCGATGAACGCGCCCGCCTGTTTGCCTCTTTGATCGGTAAACCGGTGTTGAGCATCAGCGAGGGCGGCGATCAATGCACTGTCGGCAGCCTGTTCTGCCTGCGGGTCGGTGATGAACAAGTGTCGTTCGAGGTCAATCTCGATTCGGTGGCCCGCAGTGGCGTGCGTATCCATCCGAGCGTGCTGCAGCTATCACGCCGCAGGCCTGCCGCACCATGA
- the recD gene encoding exodeoxyribonuclease V subunit alpha: MSRSFADLLPKASDDESLMNLAPLGHANDLLLLLTRWVERGWLRALDKAFVAFLHELAPDDDPLVLLAAALTSHQLGHGHVCLDLFETLKEPDFALSLPPEGDLQSGVLLPSQVLRTLEGAHWCKVLASSRLVALAVDKGEEAQQRPLVLSGKRLYLRRYWGYERRIDEALRQRLAEHETAPADLGERLAGLFGPASKTGPIDWQKLACALATRSAFSIVTGGPGTGKTTTVVRLLALLQAPAVEAGKPLRIRLAAPTGKAAARLTESISQQVRTLDVTDAVRERIPCEVTTVHRLLGSRPGTRHFRHHRGNRLPLDVLVVDEASMIDLEMMANLLDALPTHARLVLLGDKDQLASVEAGAVLGDLCRDAEEGWYSPQTLAWLESVSGEDLTASDLKQDLDGAHPLAQQVVMLRHSRRFGEGSGIGQLARRVNAQQPEQARQLLSQGQYDDLFTLALKSEHDGTLERLLLDGLPAGPQGYRHYLSVMRQLRPAISRPLEDHCWADWARDVLSAFDEFQLLCAVRKGPWGVEGLNLRITAALLRARLIENDHLWYEGRPVLMTRNDYGLGLMNGDIGIALKLPERDGPDAGKQVLRVAFPRNDGQGGVRFVLPSRLNDVETVYAMTVHKSQGSEFTHTALILPDALNPVLTKELVYTAITRGKRWFSLIEPRAGIFEEAVRRKVKRLSGLMLEWEQAE; the protein is encoded by the coding sequence ATGAGTCGTTCTTTTGCCGATCTGCTGCCCAAGGCGTCCGATGACGAGAGCCTGATGAACCTGGCGCCCTTGGGGCACGCCAATGACCTGTTATTGTTGCTCACGCGGTGGGTGGAGCGCGGTTGGCTGCGGGCACTGGACAAGGCTTTTGTCGCGTTTCTCCATGAGTTGGCGCCTGATGACGACCCGCTGGTCTTGCTTGCCGCAGCACTCACCAGCCATCAACTGGGCCACGGGCATGTCTGCCTGGACTTGTTCGAGACACTCAAGGAGCCGGATTTTGCACTGTCATTACCCCCGGAAGGTGACCTGCAAAGCGGGGTATTGCTGCCGTCCCAGGTGTTGCGCACCTTGGAGGGCGCCCATTGGTGCAAGGTCCTGGCATCGAGCCGGCTGGTAGCCCTGGCTGTCGATAAGGGCGAGGAGGCGCAGCAACGCCCGTTGGTACTGTCCGGCAAGCGCCTTTATTTGCGTCGTTACTGGGGATACGAACGACGGATCGATGAAGCGTTGCGCCAGCGACTGGCCGAACATGAAACTGCTCCCGCTGACCTGGGCGAGCGCCTGGCCGGGTTGTTCGGGCCGGCCAGCAAGACAGGACCGATCGACTGGCAGAAACTGGCCTGTGCGTTGGCGACACGGAGCGCCTTCAGCATCGTCACCGGTGGCCCGGGCACCGGCAAGACCACTACGGTCGTGCGCCTGCTCGCCTTGCTGCAGGCACCGGCCGTCGAGGCTGGAAAACCGCTGCGCATTCGCCTGGCCGCACCGACCGGCAAGGCAGCGGCACGCCTGACCGAGTCCATCAGCCAGCAGGTCCGCACGCTGGATGTGACCGATGCCGTGCGCGAACGCATTCCCTGCGAAGTCACTACGGTCCACCGGTTACTGGGCAGCCGTCCTGGTACTCGACATTTTCGTCATCATCGAGGCAATCGATTGCCACTGGATGTATTGGTGGTCGATGAAGCGTCGATGATCGACTTGGAAATGATGGCGAATTTGCTGGATGCGCTGCCGACTCATGCGCGGTTGGTATTGCTGGGGGACAAGGACCAATTGGCTTCGGTAGAGGCCGGTGCGGTACTGGGGGATTTGTGTCGGGATGCCGAGGAAGGCTGGTACAGCCCGCAGACCCTGGCCTGGCTCGAGTCCGTCAGCGGGGAAGACCTGACGGCCAGCGATCTGAAGCAGGACCTCGATGGCGCCCACCCCTTGGCCCAGCAAGTGGTGATGCTCAGGCATTCGCGGCGTTTTGGCGAGGGCAGTGGTATCGGCCAACTGGCTCGCAGGGTCAATGCGCAACAGCCTGAGCAAGCCCGTCAGTTGTTGTCGCAAGGCCAATATGACGACCTGTTTACCCTGGCCTTGAAAAGCGAGCACGACGGGACGCTTGAGCGTTTATTGCTCGACGGCCTGCCAGCCGGGCCACAAGGATATCGGCATTATTTGAGCGTGATGCGGCAACTGCGCCCGGCCATTTCTCGCCCGTTGGAAGATCACTGCTGGGCCGATTGGGCGCGGGATGTCCTGTCGGCGTTCGACGAGTTCCAGCTGCTTTGCGCCGTACGCAAAGGTCCGTGGGGCGTCGAAGGGCTGAATCTGCGAATCACCGCCGCACTGCTCAGGGCTCGCCTGATCGAAAATGATCACCTGTGGTACGAGGGGCGTCCGGTATTGATGACCCGCAACGACTATGGGCTCGGATTGATGAACGGCGATATCGGCATTGCCCTCAAGCTGCCCGAGCGTGACGGGCCTGACGCGGGCAAACAGGTTTTGCGGGTCGCCTTCCCGCGTAACGATGGCCAGGGTGGCGTGCGTTTCGTACTCCCCAGCCGCTTGAATGACGTGGAAACCGTGTACGCCATGACCGTACACAAGTCCCAGGGCTCGGAATTCACCCACACGGCATTGATTCTCCCCGATGCGTTGAATCCGGTATTGACCAAGGAACTGGTGTATACAGCCATTACCCGGGGCAAGCGCTGGTTCAGCCTGATAGAGCCGCGGGCGGGAATATTCGAAGAGGCGGTCCGGCGCAAGGTCAAGCGCTTGAGCGGATTGATGTTGGAATGGGAGCAGGCTGAATGA
- a CDS encoding OmpA family protein has product MLSNSRFPLLRYAAFLCIAIFTLTACQTAPQKGLSPAQIAVLKEQGFKLTDEGWAFGLSGKVLFGSDVESLNPASTEIVERIGKALLGAGIERVRVDGHTDASGSQAYNEQLSIRRANSVGKVLIGVGMREENVQSRGLGSSQPVASNDTANGRTENRRVAIVVIAD; this is encoded by the coding sequence ATGCTTTCAAATTCTCGTTTTCCTCTGCTGCGTTACGCGGCATTTTTATGCATCGCGATTTTTACCCTCACCGCATGCCAGACGGCACCGCAGAAAGGGCTTTCCCCGGCGCAAATAGCGGTCCTCAAGGAGCAGGGGTTCAAGTTGACTGACGAAGGCTGGGCCTTCGGTCTTTCCGGCAAGGTGCTGTTTGGCAGCGACGTCGAAAGCCTCAACCCGGCCAGTACCGAGATCGTCGAACGGATCGGCAAGGCACTGCTGGGTGCAGGTATCGAGCGCGTACGCGTCGATGGCCATACCGACGCATCAGGCTCCCAGGCCTACAATGAACAATTGTCGATACGACGGGCCAACAGTGTCGGCAAAGTCTTGATCGGCGTCGGCATGCGCGAAGAAAACGTTCAGTCGCGCGGCCTCGGCAGCAGCCAGCCAGTCGCCTCCAACGACACCGCCAACGGTCGCACCGAGAATCGTCGCGTCGCCATCGTGGTCATCGCCGACTAG
- a CDS encoding LysR family transcriptional regulator codes for MQKNITSLGSLNWDDLKFFLEVARTRKASTAAKRLAVDYTTVSRRISSLETSLGTLLFEKSRTNGFILTAEGQRLLGYAESIESTLHMACEQVSGSGVALSGHVRMGCTEGFGSFFVTPQLSHFVDAYPAISVDILPLPHFISLSKREADIVIALERPEHGPYVCCKLCDYRLQLYATQQYLDNHPPIHRPADLGKHSFISYVDDLAFSSELLYLANVLPGAHAHLRSTSVIAQFVAAQQGRSLAILPCFLAAQDPRLLPVLPEEITVTRQFWMYCREDLRKLKRITLLWDYIREVTEQNQPLLMGASREMVFAD; via the coding sequence ATGCAAAAAAACATCACCTCCCTGGGTTCGCTGAACTGGGACGACCTCAAGTTTTTCCTCGAAGTGGCACGCACCCGCAAGGCCAGCACGGCGGCGAAACGGCTGGCTGTCGATTACACCACCGTGTCCCGACGCATCAGCTCGCTGGAAACATCACTGGGCACGCTGCTGTTTGAGAAATCCCGGACCAACGGTTTTATCCTGACCGCCGAAGGCCAACGGTTGCTGGGTTATGCGGAGTCGATCGAAAGCACGCTGCACATGGCTTGCGAGCAGGTGTCGGGTTCAGGAGTGGCGCTGTCCGGTCATGTGCGCATGGGCTGTACCGAAGGCTTCGGCAGCTTCTTCGTCACGCCGCAGTTGAGCCACTTCGTCGACGCCTATCCGGCGATTTCCGTCGATATCCTGCCGCTGCCACACTTCATCAGCCTGTCCAAGCGCGAAGCCGACATCGTCATCGCCCTGGAACGCCCCGAACACGGCCCGTATGTATGCTGCAAACTGTGCGACTACCGGCTGCAGCTCTACGCCACCCAGCAATACCTGGACAACCACCCGCCCATTCACCGTCCGGCAGACTTGGGCAAGCATTCGTTCATCAGTTATGTGGACGATTTGGCGTTCAGTTCCGAGCTGCTCTACCTGGCCAACGTGCTCCCCGGCGCGCACGCGCATCTGCGCAGCACCAGCGTGATCGCGCAATTCGTGGCGGCACAGCAAGGCCGGTCGCTGGCAATCCTGCCGTGTTTTTTGGCCGCCCAAGACCCGCGCTTGCTGCCGGTACTGCCAGAGGAAATCACCGTGACCCGGCAGTTCTGGATGTACTGCCGGGAGGATTTGAGGAAGCTCAAGCGGATTACCCTGTTGTGGGATTACATCCGCGAGGTGACCGAACAGAACCAGCCATTGCTGATGGGCGCCAGCCGAGAGATGGTATTCGCCGACTAG
- the recB gene encoding exodeoxyribonuclease V subunit beta, translating into MSRQIPLALAFPLRGSQLIEASAGTGKTFTISALYLRLVLGHGGPENRFGRELLPPQILVVTFTDAATKELRERIRTRLAEAARFFREEIPAPDSLITALRDEFDSEQWAACANRLDIAAQWMDEAAVSTIHSWCQRMLREHAFDSGSLFTQTLETDHSELLGEVLRDYWRLFCYSMQGEALSWVRTHWGGPAALLPRVRGLFASARGNGDGLAPAELIAASLQERSAALLDLKAPWRQWAVELLEICQQGVANKSVDGRKMQARYFEPWFQKITAWVEDESLELLDIGTGFTRLTPEGMAEAWKGEVPNHPGLDAMSSLKASLDALPTPEAAVLQHAAQWVGARFEAEKRRRAEMGFDDMLLRLDAALQAEGGERLASLIREQFPVALIDEFQDTDPVQYRIFESIYRIGDNDPETGLFLIGDPKQAIYAFRGADIYTYLRARQATAGRLHTLGTNFRSSHAMVSAVNHVFQSAESRPQGRGAFLFREPSGNNPVPFLPVESQGRKESLRVAGQAVAALNIWHLASDQPISGAVYRQHMAAACASEITALLNGGQSGRDGFVQEETMRRGILPADIAILVRDGKEAQAVRGELSARGVRSVYLSDKDSVFASQEARDLLTWLKACAEPDVERPLRAALASITLNLPLTELERLNQDELAWESRVMQFRGYRMVWRTQGVLPMLRRLLHDFKLPQALMTRDDGERVLTNLLHLCELLQQAAVELDGEQALIRYLCEHLALTGQAGEEQILRLESDEQLVKVVTIHKSKGLEYPLVFLPFICSTKPVDGSRLPLHYHDETGQAQISLSPTPELIIKSDDERLAEDLRLLYVALTRAQHACWLGVADLKRGSNNRSILHLSALGYLLGAGAPLSESMGLRRWLEDLQQGSQAVSCLEMPQPSAEHYRPARNDALLLEPLLPVRKASENWWIASYSALRFGDSLNAGSDTAPENPQAQKLFDDERLDPDAPREAVAAGGDIHRFPRGPNPGTFLHGLLEWAAGEGFPTTPAIIEDAIARRCNRRGWNGWINTLGDWLLHLITTPLPSGADQAPVVLGQLERYQVEMEFWFASHKVDVLKLDDLVCRSTHGGVARIAAEPVLLNGMFKGFIDLTFEHDGRYYVADYKSNWLGIDDAAYTEHAMEQSILDNRYDLQYVLYLLALHRQLKARLPDYDYDRHVGGALYIFLRGTRAASQGVYFTKPPRTLIEQLDRLFQGAPEPKAEPAWVQGELL; encoded by the coding sequence ATGAGCCGGCAAATCCCTTTGGCCCTGGCCTTTCCGCTACGTGGCAGCCAGTTGATCGAAGCCAGTGCCGGGACAGGCAAGACCTTTACCATCTCGGCGCTGTACCTGCGCCTGGTATTGGGGCATGGCGGTCCGGAGAACCGGTTTGGTCGCGAGCTCCTGCCTCCGCAAATCCTGGTGGTGACTTTTACCGACGCCGCCACCAAGGAACTGCGTGAGCGTATCCGCACGCGCCTGGCAGAGGCGGCGCGGTTTTTTCGCGAAGAAATTCCTGCCCCGGACTCGTTGATCACGGCGTTGCGCGACGAGTTCGATTCAGAGCAATGGGCAGCCTGTGCGAACCGGCTCGATATTGCCGCGCAGTGGATGGACGAAGCGGCTGTTTCGACTATCCATAGCTGGTGCCAGCGGATGCTGCGCGAGCACGCTTTCGACAGCGGCAGCCTGTTCACCCAGACCTTGGAAACCGATCACAGCGAACTGCTCGGCGAGGTGCTGCGCGACTACTGGCGACTGTTCTGCTACTCGATGCAGGGCGAAGCGTTGAGCTGGGTGCGCACTCATTGGGGCGGGCCCGCCGCGCTGCTGCCGCGCGTCAGAGGGTTGTTTGCCAGCGCGCGCGGCAATGGCGATGGACTTGCCCCTGCAGAACTCATCGCTGCGTCCCTGCAGGAACGCAGCGCCGCCTTGCTCGATCTCAAGGCGCCTTGGCGCCAATGGGCCGTGGAGCTATTGGAGATCTGCCAGCAGGGCGTTGCCAACAAAAGCGTCGACGGGCGCAAGATGCAGGCCCGTTACTTCGAGCCGTGGTTTCAGAAAATTACCGCCTGGGTCGAAGACGAAAGCCTTGAGCTCCTGGATATCGGCACCGGCTTCACGCGATTGACGCCCGAGGGCATGGCAGAGGCCTGGAAAGGCGAGGTGCCCAATCACCCCGGACTGGATGCCATGTCGAGCCTCAAGGCCAGCCTGGATGCGTTGCCCACCCCCGAGGCCGCAGTGTTGCAGCATGCCGCGCAGTGGGTCGGGGCGCGCTTCGAAGCGGAGAAACGTCGCCGGGCGGAGATGGGCTTCGACGACATGCTGTTGCGCCTGGACGCGGCTTTGCAGGCTGAGGGCGGGGAGCGCCTGGCGAGCTTGATTCGCGAGCAGTTTCCAGTCGCTTTGATCGACGAGTTCCAGGACACCGATCCGGTCCAGTACCGCATCTTCGAAAGCATCTACCGCATTGGAGACAATGATCCCGAGACGGGGCTTTTCCTGATCGGTGATCCGAAACAAGCCATCTATGCTTTTCGCGGTGCTGACATCTATACCTACCTGCGCGCCCGGCAAGCCACGGCTGGCCGGTTGCATACGCTGGGAACGAACTTCCGTTCCAGTCATGCCATGGTCAGCGCGGTAAACCATGTTTTCCAGAGCGCCGAGTCGCGTCCGCAGGGGCGGGGGGCTTTCTTGTTCCGTGAGCCATCGGGTAACAATCCAGTGCCGTTCCTGCCTGTCGAGTCCCAAGGACGCAAGGAGTCTTTGCGGGTCGCGGGACAGGCCGTGGCAGCCCTGAATATCTGGCACCTGGCTTCGGACCAGCCCATTTCCGGCGCGGTGTATCGACAGCATATGGCCGCTGCTTGCGCCAGTGAAATCACCGCACTGCTTAACGGTGGCCAGTCGGGGCGTGACGGATTTGTCCAGGAAGAAACAATGCGTCGCGGGATCCTGCCGGCCGATATCGCCATTCTGGTACGCGATGGCAAGGAAGCGCAGGCCGTGCGAGGCGAGTTGTCTGCTCGCGGTGTGCGCAGTGTGTATCTGTCGGACAAGGACTCGGTCTTCGCCTCGCAGGAAGCACGGGACCTGCTGACCTGGCTCAAGGCTTGCGCCGAGCCGGATGTCGAGCGACCGCTGCGGGCAGCGCTGGCCAGTATCACCTTGAATTTGCCACTGACAGAGTTGGAGCGCCTCAACCAGGATGAGCTGGCCTGGGAAAGTCGTGTCATGCAATTTCGTGGCTATCGGATGGTCTGGCGCACACAAGGCGTGCTGCCCATGCTGAGGCGTCTGCTGCACGATTTCAAACTGCCCCAGGCGCTGATGACGCGCGATGACGGTGAGCGCGTGCTAACCAATTTGTTGCACTTGTGCGAGCTGTTGCAGCAGGCTGCGGTCGAGCTGGATGGCGAACAAGCGTTGATCCGATATCTTTGCGAACACCTGGCATTGACCGGGCAAGCGGGAGAAGAACAAATCCTGCGCCTGGAAAGCGACGAGCAGTTGGTCAAAGTGGTTACGATCCATAAATCCAAGGGGCTCGAATATCCGTTGGTCTTCTTGCCGTTCATTTGCTCGACGAAACCGGTCGACGGCAGTCGGTTGCCTTTGCATTACCACGATGAAACCGGCCAGGCGCAGATCAGTCTCTCGCCTACCCCCGAGCTGATTATCAAGTCCGATGACGAGCGTCTGGCCGAGGATCTGCGTCTCCTGTACGTGGCGCTCACGCGCGCGCAACATGCGTGTTGGCTGGGTGTCGCCGATCTCAAGCGCGGCAGCAACAACCGATCGATCCTGCATCTGTCTGCCCTGGGTTATCTGCTCGGCGCAGGCGCGCCGCTGAGCGAGTCGATGGGACTGAGGCGGTGGCTGGAAGATCTGCAACAAGGCAGCCAGGCGGTGAGCTGCCTGGAGATGCCGCAGCCCAGCGCCGAACACTACCGGCCCGCCCGCAACGACGCGTTACTGCTCGAGCCGTTGTTGCCCGTGCGTAAGGCCAGTGAAAACTGGTGGATCGCGTCCTATAGCGCATTACGCTTCGGCGACAGCCTCAATGCGGGTAGCGACACCGCACCGGAAAATCCGCAGGCGCAGAAGCTGTTCGATGACGAGCGACTCGACCCGGACGCACCGAGGGAAGCTGTCGCTGCCGGCGGCGATATCCACCGCTTTCCCCGCGGCCCCAACCCCGGCACTTTTCTTCACGGACTTCTGGAGTGGGCCGCCGGCGAAGGCTTTCCAACGACGCCGGCGATCATCGAGGACGCCATTGCCCGGCGCTGCAATCGTCGGGGCTGGAACGGCTGGATCAATACGCTTGGCGATTGGTTGCTGCACCTGATCACAACGCCTTTGCCGAGCGGTGCGGACCAGGCTCCGGTGGTGTTGGGGCAGCTGGAACGATACCAAGTCGAGATGGAGTTCTGGTTCGCCAGCCATAAGGTCGACGTGCTCAAGCTCGATGACCTGGTCTGCCGATCGACCCATGGTGGCGTGGCTCGCATCGCTGCGGAGCCGGTGTTGCTCAACGGTATGTTCAAGGGCTTCATCGACTTGACCTTCGAGCACGACGGTCGTTATTACGTGGCCGACTACAAATCCAACTGGTTGGGTATCGATGATGCGGCCTACACCGAGCATGCCATGGAGCAATCGATCCTGGACAATCGTTACGACCTGCAATACGTGTTGTACCTGTTGGCCCTGCATCGCCAGCTCAAGGCGCGCTTGCCCGACTATGACTACGACCGGCACGTGGGTGGCGCGTTGTACATCTTCCTTCGCGGAACGCGCGCAGCCAGCCAGGGCGTGTACTTCACCAAACCTCCACGAACCCTTATCGAGCAACTCGATCGCCTGTTCCAAGGGGCGCCCGAACCCAAGGCCGAGCCGGCGTGGGTGCAGGGAGAATTGTTATGA
- a CDS encoding diguanylate cyclase domain-containing protein — MNSSKPRIRPTLGSVIGRGHLIVALVAITMASVSLTLLGVLALRVYADHNLHLIARSINYTVEAAVVFDDAAAATEALALIANTEEVADAQVFNEHGRLLAHWQRPETGLLSELEMHIAKAFLEKPISLPIVHQGQNVGRILLAGHGGSLLRFLLSGLAGIILCTAISAWVALFLARRQLRAITGPLRSLAEVAHAARCERVLDRRVPPADIAELDNLGNDFNALLAELESWQTHLQSENETLAHQASHDSLTGLPNRAFFEGRLIRALRNANKLDEQVAVLYLDSDRFKGINDNFGHAAGDAVLTAVATRVRAQLREDDLVARLGGDEFAVLLSPLHKIEDAERIAEKIIASMEMPIQLPGNASVLTSLSIGIAVYPEHGATPGALLSAADAAMYQAKRLARGGQHTAGSEHSVADLQTRS; from the coding sequence ATGAATTCGTCCAAACCACGGATTCGTCCTACGTTGGGCTCGGTCATCGGGCGCGGTCATTTGATCGTCGCGCTGGTGGCGATCACCATGGCCAGCGTTTCCCTGACGTTGCTGGGTGTGCTTGCCTTGCGGGTCTATGCCGATCACAACTTGCACCTCATCGCCCGTTCCATCAACTACACCGTGGAAGCCGCCGTGGTGTTCGATGACGCGGCTGCCGCCACCGAAGCGCTTGCCTTGATTGCCAACACCGAAGAAGTGGCCGATGCCCAGGTGTTCAACGAGCACGGTCGACTGCTGGCCCACTGGCAGCGACCGGAAACCGGCCTGTTGTCGGAGCTGGAAATGCACATCGCCAAGGCCTTCCTGGAAAAGCCCATCAGCCTGCCCATCGTCCATCAAGGGCAGAATGTCGGCAGGATCCTGCTGGCAGGACATGGCGGCAGCCTGTTGCGTTTTCTGCTCAGCGGCCTGGCGGGGATCATTTTATGCACGGCGATCAGCGCCTGGGTCGCGCTGTTTCTGGCGCGACGTCAGTTGCGGGCGATCACCGGGCCTCTGCGCAGCCTGGCTGAAGTGGCTCACGCCGCGCGCTGCGAACGCGTCCTGGACCGTCGGGTGCCACCGGCAGACATCGCAGAGCTGGACAATCTGGGCAATGACTTCAATGCGTTGCTCGCTGAACTTGAGTCCTGGCAGACCCATTTGCAAAGCGAGAACGAAACCCTGGCCCACCAGGCCAGCCACGACAGTCTGACGGGGTTGCCGAACCGGGCGTTTTTCGAGGGCCGGCTGATCCGTGCGTTGCGTAATGCCAACAAGCTCGACGAGCAAGTGGCCGTCCTGTACCTGGACAGTGATCGTTTCAAGGGCATCAATGACAACTTTGGGCACGCCGCCGGTGACGCGGTATTGACCGCCGTCGCGACCCGGGTCCGAGCGCAGCTGCGCGAGGATGACCTGGTGGCGCGCCTGGGCGGTGATGAGTTCGCCGTGCTGTTGTCGCCCTTGCACAAGATCGAAGACGCCGAACGTATCGCGGAAAAAATCATCGCCAGCATGGAGATGCCAATTCAACTGCCCGGCAATGCCTCGGTCCTGACCTCCCTCAGTATCGGCATTGCCGTTTACCCAGAGCATGGCGCCACGCCCGGCGCCCTGCTCAGTGCCGCCGATGCGGCGATGTACCAGGCCAAACGCCTCGCCCGAGGCGGCCAACACACGGCGGGGTCGGAGCACTCGGTCGCGGATCTTCAAACCAGGAGCTGA